Proteins co-encoded in one Leptidea sinapis chromosome 16, ilLepSina1.1, whole genome shotgun sequence genomic window:
- the LOC126968627 gene encoding mortality factor 4-like protein 1: MAPKLKFAEGEKVLCFHGPLIYEAKCLKSSVTKDKHVRYLIHYAGWNKNWDEWVPESRVLKYNEANVQRQKEVQRAHSAQPTKTKKTPAKGRKSEAAASSTPAREESRASTPAGKDESSTTTKASKQKDTTAESGSDQPKLVVILYACINNRKSGVG; the protein is encoded by the exons atggcTCCGAAATTAAAGTTTGCAGAAG gtgaAAAAGTATTATGTTTTCACGGACCCTTGATATATGAAGCAAAATGCCTCAAGAGTTCAGTTACAAAAGACAAGCATGTTCGCTATCTAATACATTACGCTGGTTGGAATAAAAA CTGGGACGAATGGGTTCCTGAAAGCcgtgttttgaaatataatgaaGCTAATGTCCAGAGGCAGAAAGAAGTTCAAAGAGCTCACTCTGCACAGCCTACGAAAACTAAAAAGA CTCCTGCAAAAGGTCGTAAGTCTGAAGCAGCTGCTAGTTCTACACCAGCCCGAGAAGAGTCCAGAGCCTCAACTCCAGCAG GCAAAGATGAATCGAGCACAACAACAAAAGCTTCCAAGCAGAAAGACACCACAGCTGAATCTGGCTCCGACCAACCCAAGTtagttgttatattatatgcatgcattaataata gaAAAAGCGGGGTCGGCTAG